A genome region from Corallococcus exiguus includes the following:
- a CDS encoding Dauer Up-regulated, with translation MTTPIDGSAAAAARAAAEAAARAAAEAAARAAAAAKAAADAAAKAAAEQAAKQQTQQQMQPQTKQPTVKLFNDGFSSGGAQNNRGGVNRLTGETTNPFATPLGTSGGHARPLTGPVPGNANGAVPVRADVNGAAPAGETQPPHAEALPDKPEDLPKLFPELKDKSKEDLKKAYDSLNKLGTGSFSEKATALGELASQFPETVPNALERMGIKDDKLAKLATNSDALTSLGKLTDPKATKTDKAQAALTLAKAAGDIFAPEDLKGVLDTALKGLPAAEKLVGAIGKWTDPNASATDKATATLELGKALKDFAGDKFPALANDLRKLDGSLRAAGAAITLADPNASTQDKALAAAQLLAEVPDLKKDLKAFADVLKNAGVKNATDVAQQGSQLANVKVKGLDPQLASKLTPDQLKKLESAATKLGGPESMEAALKGITDPKALDNLVGQLGKVDAEAGKKLVSALGGMEHKVLNEVLSDPKTTEQFARLAGKLDGDAAKIVSKLVTDMDSGAVKALLKLTDGLGADALNTTVKGLGPLLDKAGSKLVGQGLKVMEKVLGKIGVEITADVAGKVFKNLAKVVPVAGALPNAIDAVKYEKESLELHGKNNDLGYFAHTAAALNVADGALGIALDLTGVGVAVDVGASVLLGAAELAMDIGFTQEKAKYEADPEGYKAPDWMKAVNLAGAAAQGPAGLAHMAGYYGAEGTAQLIQWGVEKGAKGAVKAAEFVGVSQAELAGEGLKGAAKVIHKLADVVRNPSKYGEAAAKAATEAFNTAIEKGGELAKEAKEVLDGVIDGAKKLGEKGLETLKYIAQNPGEAAKKALDGIKSVVDSGLDLATDAGKALYKQAVSTLNDLKAGYDKLTGAAKEKAKELIDGATTLVSNTVNKAKELGEKGLELLAWTAQNPGEAAAKAKEAIGDALAKGGELAKKAWESVKDLGAAGAELAEGLVKGLANAGEKAVETLKYIAENPGEALSKAGEWVGSTLSSMARKGGELATKAAGAIKDFVDNRVSWAKDFAKDLLKDGVESFKNVAKAWKDNLTEGGKELLVAVADLGDAGVDALKDLAGAGGQLAEAAIGHLGDLAKDGIDAAKDALGVLADLGGEIGDLAGDVAGKVKDFFDDLIPDDIPGIPGI, from the coding sequence ATGACCACCCCCATTGATGGTTCCGCCGCCGCCGCTGCCCGTGCCGCCGCCGAAGCCGCCGCGCGCGCCGCCGCCGAGGCCGCTGCCCGCGCCGCCGCCGCCGCGAAGGCCGCCGCTGACGCCGCCGCGAAGGCCGCCGCCGAGCAGGCCGCGAAGCAGCAGACGCAGCAGCAGATGCAGCCGCAGACGAAGCAGCCCACGGTGAAGCTCTTCAATGACGGGTTCTCCTCGGGCGGCGCGCAGAACAACCGCGGCGGGGTGAACCGGCTGACGGGCGAGACGACCAACCCGTTCGCCACGCCGCTGGGCACCAGTGGCGGCCATGCGCGTCCCCTCACCGGCCCGGTGCCGGGCAATGCCAACGGCGCGGTCCCGGTGCGGGCCGACGTCAACGGCGCCGCTCCGGCGGGGGAGACGCAGCCGCCCCACGCGGAGGCGCTGCCGGACAAGCCGGAGGATTTGCCCAAGCTCTTCCCGGAGCTGAAGGACAAGAGCAAGGAGGACCTGAAGAAGGCCTACGACTCGCTCAACAAGCTGGGCACCGGCTCCTTCTCCGAGAAGGCCACCGCCCTGGGCGAGCTGGCCTCGCAGTTCCCGGAGACGGTCCCCAACGCCCTGGAGCGCATGGGCATCAAGGACGACAAGCTGGCGAAGCTGGCCACCAACTCGGACGCGCTCACCTCGCTGGGCAAGCTGACGGACCCCAAGGCGACCAAGACGGACAAGGCGCAGGCGGCCCTCACCCTGGCGAAGGCCGCTGGCGACATCTTCGCGCCGGAGGACCTGAAGGGCGTGCTGGACACCGCGCTCAAGGGCCTGCCCGCGGCGGAGAAGCTGGTGGGCGCCATTGGCAAGTGGACGGACCCCAACGCCTCCGCCACCGACAAGGCCACCGCCACGCTGGAGCTGGGCAAGGCGCTCAAGGACTTCGCCGGGGACAAGTTCCCCGCGCTCGCCAATGACCTGCGCAAGCTGGACGGGTCGCTGCGCGCCGCGGGCGCCGCCATCACCCTGGCGGACCCCAACGCGTCCACGCAGGACAAGGCGCTGGCCGCCGCGCAGCTCTTGGCGGAGGTGCCCGACCTCAAGAAGGACCTCAAGGCCTTCGCGGACGTCCTCAAGAACGCGGGCGTGAAGAACGCGACGGACGTGGCCCAGCAGGGCTCGCAGCTGGCCAACGTGAAGGTGAAGGGCCTGGATCCGCAGCTCGCGTCCAAGCTCACGCCGGATCAGCTGAAGAAGCTGGAGTCCGCCGCCACCAAGCTGGGCGGTCCGGAGTCGATGGAGGCCGCGCTCAAGGGCATCACCGACCCCAAGGCCCTGGACAACCTGGTGGGCCAGCTGGGCAAGGTGGACGCGGAGGCCGGCAAGAAGCTGGTGAGCGCCCTGGGCGGCATGGAGCACAAGGTCCTCAACGAGGTCCTGTCGGATCCGAAGACCACGGAGCAGTTCGCCAGGCTCGCGGGCAAGCTGGACGGCGACGCGGCGAAGATCGTGTCCAAGCTGGTGACGGACATGGACTCCGGCGCCGTGAAGGCGCTGCTCAAGCTCACGGACGGCCTGGGCGCGGACGCCCTCAACACCACCGTGAAGGGCCTGGGCCCGCTGCTGGACAAGGCGGGCAGCAAGCTCGTGGGCCAGGGCCTCAAGGTGATGGAGAAGGTGCTGGGCAAGATCGGCGTGGAGATCACCGCCGACGTGGCCGGCAAGGTCTTCAAGAACCTGGCGAAGGTCGTCCCGGTGGCGGGCGCGCTGCCCAACGCCATCGACGCGGTGAAGTACGAGAAGGAATCCCTGGAGCTGCACGGCAAGAACAACGACCTGGGCTACTTCGCGCACACCGCCGCGGCGCTGAACGTCGCGGACGGCGCCCTGGGCATCGCGCTGGACCTCACCGGCGTGGGCGTGGCCGTGGACGTGGGCGCCAGCGTGCTGCTGGGCGCCGCCGAGCTGGCGATGGACATTGGCTTCACCCAGGAGAAGGCCAAGTACGAGGCCGACCCCGAGGGCTACAAGGCCCCGGACTGGATGAAGGCCGTGAACCTGGCGGGCGCCGCCGCGCAGGGCCCCGCGGGCCTGGCGCACATGGCCGGGTACTACGGGGCGGAAGGCACCGCGCAGCTCATCCAGTGGGGCGTGGAGAAGGGCGCCAAGGGCGCCGTGAAGGCCGCCGAGTTCGTGGGCGTGTCCCAGGCGGAGCTGGCCGGCGAGGGCCTCAAGGGTGCCGCGAAGGTCATCCACAAGCTGGCGGACGTGGTGCGCAACCCGTCCAAGTACGGCGAGGCCGCGGCGAAGGCGGCCACCGAGGCCTTCAACACCGCCATCGAGAAGGGCGGCGAGCTGGCGAAGGAGGCCAAGGAGGTCCTCGACGGCGTCATCGACGGCGCGAAGAAGCTGGGTGAGAAGGGCCTGGAGACGCTCAAGTACATCGCCCAGAACCCGGGCGAGGCCGCGAAGAAGGCGCTCGACGGCATCAAGAGCGTGGTGGACTCCGGCCTGGACCTGGCCACGGACGCCGGCAAGGCGCTCTACAAGCAGGCCGTCTCCACGCTGAATGACCTGAAGGCCGGCTACGACAAGCTCACCGGCGCCGCGAAGGAGAAGGCCAAGGAGCTCATCGACGGGGCGACGACGCTCGTCTCCAACACGGTGAACAAGGCCAAGGAACTGGGCGAGAAGGGCCTGGAGCTGCTGGCCTGGACGGCGCAGAACCCGGGCGAGGCCGCGGCCAAGGCCAAGGAGGCCATTGGCGACGCCCTGGCCAAGGGCGGCGAGCTGGCCAAGAAGGCCTGGGAGTCCGTGAAGGACCTGGGCGCCGCGGGCGCCGAACTGGCGGAGGGCCTGGTGAAGGGCCTGGCCAACGCGGGCGAGAAGGCCGTGGAGACGCTCAAGTACATCGCGGAGAACCCCGGCGAGGCCCTCTCCAAGGCCGGCGAGTGGGTGGGCAGCACGCTGTCGAGCATGGCGCGCAAGGGCGGCGAGCTGGCCACCAAGGCTGCGGGGGCCATCAAGGACTTCGTCGACAACCGCGTGTCGTGGGCCAAGGACTTCGCCAAGGACCTGCTCAAGGACGGCGTGGAGTCCTTCAAGAACGTCGCCAAGGCCTGGAAGGACAACCTCACGGAGGGCGGCAAGGAGCTGCTCGTCGCCGTGGCGGACCTGGGCGACGCGGGCGTGGATGCGCTCAAGGACCTGGCTGGCGCGGGCGGTCAGCTGGCGGAGGCCGCCATCGGCCACCTGGGCGACCTGGCGAAGGACGGCATCGACGCCGCCAAGGACGCGCTCGGAGTGCTCGCGGACCTGGGCGGAGAGATCGGCGACCTGGCCGGGGACGTGGCCGGCAAGGTGAAGGACTTCTTCGACGACCTCATCCCGGACGACATCCCCGGCATCCCGGGCATCTAA